TTTAGTTGTGTTTAGACTtatgttaacatttatttataaattaatgtgaataaataaacaacaattagtggttggttaagatggtaatgaaacTTATCATCTACACatgaggtcttgtgttcgaaTCTCATTGCATTAGTTTTGGTTGTCTATGACATGGCATAACACtcggtgagtggatgatgtggcgtaaagGGGGGAGTACTACGTGCCACATATACATttttcacaacgccttttaatatattatatagatttTACTATATATCTCTCAAACTattgcatagttataacatttttttaacatactcgtttaaatttattcatctaatatgcatatttaaaatgctaatatggtaatttgacaaaatattgagtgatatattctCCATTATTGATATAgcgatttaactaaaatattaccaatttagaataactattattacgtcgtatctattattgccataattcataaactaaattttatttccatacataaatagtttataaaaaaggtagagaataaaaataaaataaaacagatacacgttttttgaaaagtggattttggcgggaaaaaattgcaccaggaattgacatgtgtcattcctggtgtcttttttagtatatagtaatagattttcGTTTTTGTTAAACCataaataattttatgtttggtaACTACTCCACTTATATCATTATTTATATCAAATTCAACTATGTTTCCTAAATATTTGTGGTGGTGAACATGTAATTCTTAAAAAAAATAGGAGGGAGCATCTCTAACTTTCtattaggaaaaaaaaaaaaaaaaatgatattgcGAAGTATATATCGaaacaaatcaaacaagactatattttttctgaatgtataaataaaaaatgatatttGAAAATTCATGAATAGTAACGGATAAAGTACATAACAAGAATACTACTTGTATTGCATAACCATGAGAATGCACAGGCTTAATAACAAGTTTCGTAAAAAGAAGGCTACACAACGGAAAATTTATATGAAAGTGTTTATATATTACAGTAAGTTAACAGTAAGAAGTAATTACTTgtcgaaaagaaagaaattgatGAGGAATATTGTCATCTGGCCTTTGGATCAATAATCTCCGAAAAGACAGAAGCAGACTTGATGTCAACAGGATAATCTGATGATATACTGGTAGTTGATCTACTATCCAATAACCTCTTTGAATCACTCTGAACAACACTGCTCTCGGTAAAGTTATCCCTTGACGCGGTAAAGTCCTCCATACTATTTGCAATACCAACATCTAGAAGACCATTAAATGTAGTGCTACTTAGATCGAAACTTTCATCTATAGAACCACTACGAATAATGTTCTGTTGAGCAGTTTCTTGAAGTTGTAAGGCAAACTCTAAACCCCATACTACGTCCCCCATTGAGGGACGGTCGCTCCCTTGATCACGTACACACATATTAGCAATCTCTCCGAATTTCCTTAGACTCTCGGGTGCTATCTGACCTGTTAGAGTTGGGTCTACAATAGTATGGAGGATTTCCTTTTTATATCGACTTCGAGCCCACATTGCCAAGTTTGCTTCTTCCCTGGGAAGGTTAGGATTTACTGCAGCACGAGCACATAAGACTTCGAACAATACTACTCCAAAGGAGTACACATCGGACTTCTCTGTCAATTGATGACTTCGGTAGTATTCAGGGTCTAAATACCCAGCACTCCCTTTCACAGCGGTGCTAACATGTAAAGAACCCACTCCACCTTGTTCAGGTCCTACCTTGGAGAGGCCAAAGTCTGATACTTTAGCTGTCCACTTGTCATCAAGGAGTATGTTGGTAGACTTGACATCGCGGTGTATTATCAGTTGTTTAGCACCCGCGTGGAGATAATGTAGGCCACGAGCTGATCCTACACAGATTGTGAGGCGTTGTTTCCATGATAGTGGTGTGTTGTTACCCAATTTCTCAGGGATCTTATACATCAAATGATCTCGAAGTGTGCCTTGAGGCATGTACTCGTAAACCAGGATCATTTCACCCTCATCCTCGCAGTACCCGATCAAGGACACTAGGTGTACATGACGTAATCTTGAGAGCATTTCAATCTCAGTTTGAAACTCGCGGGCTCCTTGTTTGGAAGTAGAGTTAAGCCGTTTGATAGCCACTATGGTGGTTCCACCGTCTATAGAACCCTTGTAGACCTTACCAAATCCACCCCTACCTACAACCAAGCTCTCGTCGAAATTACTCGTTGCAACCCTGATTTGGGTGAACGAGAAACGTCGACAAAGATCACAAGGCAGAGATGAACTCAAAGTGCTAGCTGTAGATCCTACTGAAATAGGGGCCCACTTCTCCTTGCTGGAGGTGTTTGTGTCCATGGTTTTCATCTTAAACATATCCTTTTGGTTTGCCCGCCGTTTATATACAACGCAACCTAAAACGAAAAGGGAAACAAAAATTGCGCCA
This sequence is a window from Spinacia oleracea cultivar Varoflay chromosome 1, BTI_SOV_V1, whole genome shotgun sequence. Protein-coding genes within it:
- the LOC110778819 gene encoding probable receptor-like protein kinase At5g38990, whose amino-acid sequence is MKMMSPIFLNLIIILLTICLSSSDAQPTNKPLFISCGLPKSATSQSSDSRTWMSDEDSTYAPVDINSISSVATVIGQDPPYDTARLFQFPLTYTFSLPPGPKFLRLYFTCSTSYNTIQPSQFFISLQANEFNLLKNFSPFLNTPDDKSQIIKYEFHLTVENHLNLTFTPGDGANDNNSSGFINAIEIVPIPDGLYINLTKHLDYISNPEAGYIPQNPTALQTAYRLNVGGATIPPNEDSGSMWRTWYYDLNYMPKRFTGKEGGIKYGTPPKLNYTVIPAYVAPALVYASVRIIGDNPVEVRLRNNLTWIFQVDPGFDYLMRLHLCEMNVNITPSVNRAFDVYIDNQMAISGVDVWAISGGLGVPIYLQTVIRVYGDSNGTKVPLRLDLHPRNTGEGDVLLNGLEILKFSEFTGRYSYLAGPNPPQGPQVPTSPTTFHGKGSRHHLLPPIIGGAIFVSLFVLGCVVYKRRANQKDMFKMKTMDTNTSSKEKWAPISVGSTASTLSSSLPCDLCRRFSFTQIRVATSNFDESLVVGRGGFGKVYKGSIDGGTTIVAIKRLNSTSKQGAREFQTEIEMLSRLRHVHLVSLIGYCEDEGEMILVYEYMPQGTLRDHLMYKIPEKLGNNTPLSWKQRLTICVGSARGLHYLHAGAKQLIIHRDVKSTNILLDDKWTAKVSDFGLSKVGPEQGGVGSLHVSTAVKGSAGYLDPEYYRSHQLTEKSDVYSFGVVLFEVLCARAAVNPNLPREEANLAMWARSRYKKEILHTIVDPTLTGQIAPESLRKFGEIANMCVRDQGSDRPSMGDVVWGLEFALQLQETAQQNIIRSGSIDESFDLSSTTFNGLLDVGIANSMEDFTASRDNFTESSVVQSDSKRLLDSRSTTSISSDYPVDIKSASVFSEIIDPKAR